The following proteins are co-located in the Paludibaculum fermentans genome:
- a CDS encoding transglutaminase family protein produces MKISVEHSTVYRYDFPVCLQPHTLRLRPRTNSTQRLLAFEMQITPVPAGTTECLDQDGNLALNCWFDTTTESLTVITRFRIEMLRDNPFDFAVSEASLNLPLWYLEPLCTALASYRIDTHVSEPVKQYARQVAANAQWNSLAFLTALTQDLFLRSRHITRPDGAPWTSDFTLSAREGSCRDLAVLFCDICRVMGFAARFVSGYECAAAGGEDSYMHAWAEVYLPSAGWRGYDPSRGLVVSNAHVAVAAGFDSNLAAPISGLFSGGIASGMEASIQMHVDPDSTT; encoded by the coding sequence ATGAAAATCTCCGTCGAGCACTCCACTGTGTACCGCTATGACTTTCCGGTATGCCTCCAGCCGCACACGCTCCGCCTGCGGCCGCGCACGAATAGTACGCAACGGCTGCTTGCGTTCGAGATGCAAATCACCCCTGTTCCGGCCGGCACCACCGAGTGCCTCGACCAGGACGGCAACCTCGCGTTGAACTGCTGGTTCGACACAACGACAGAATCGTTGACCGTCATTACCCGCTTCCGCATCGAGATGCTGCGCGACAACCCCTTCGACTTCGCGGTCAGCGAGGCTTCCCTGAATCTGCCCTTGTGGTATCTGGAACCTCTCTGCACCGCGTTGGCGTCCTACCGCATCGACACGCACGTGAGCGAGCCGGTGAAGCAGTACGCCAGGCAGGTGGCGGCGAACGCACAGTGGAACTCGCTGGCCTTCCTCACCGCGCTGACCCAGGACCTGTTTCTTCGTTCGCGGCATATCACCAGGCCGGATGGCGCCCCCTGGACCTCCGACTTTACGTTGTCGGCCCGGGAAGGTTCCTGCCGCGACCTGGCTGTCCTGTTCTGCGACATCTGCCGCGTGATGGGCTTTGCCGCGCGCTTCGTCAGCGGGTATGAATGCGCGGCGGCGGGCGGAGAGGATTCCTACATGCACGCCTGGGCGGAGGTCTATCTACCCAGCGCCGGTTGGCGCGGCTATGACCCTTCCCGCGGTCTCGTCGTCTCCAACGCGCATGTTGCCGTGGCCGCGGGTTTCGATTCCAATCTCGCGGCGCCTATTTCCGGCCTGTTCAGCGGCGGCATCGCCTCGGGCATGGAAGCCTCGATTCAGATGCACGTCGACCCGGATTCCACCACATGA
- a CDS encoding TraR/DksA C4-type zinc finger protein, which translates to MKQVGTLLMAALIGLADLIEWLFGCQHRRTTFPLTLPDRERDSGTPAVDQETYVVCLECGRHIPYDWKKTRLTANPPPLNRAAPQRVGPPERPDFFIPLPGWAEPASGRGASQ; encoded by the coding sequence ATGAAACAAGTTGGCACTCTTCTGATGGCCGCGCTGATCGGATTGGCCGATCTGATCGAATGGCTGTTTGGATGCCAGCATCGGAGGACCACATTCCCGTTGACGCTGCCCGACAGGGAACGCGATAGCGGCACCCCGGCCGTCGATCAGGAGACCTATGTGGTGTGCCTGGAGTGCGGGCGGCACATTCCTTACGACTGGAAGAAAACGCGCCTGACCGCCAATCCGCCACCGCTCAATCGGGCTGCCCCCCAGCGGGTTGGGCCGCCGGAACGGCCGGACTTCTTCATTCCCTTGCCGGGCTGGGCGGAACCCGCCTCCGGGCGGGGAGCCTCCCAGTGA
- a CDS encoding class D sortase, producing the protein MRIIAPRHALRLALKWCQYLLFAGGAAMLGYSGLALADALYFQHQGQRQLQQALASRPTDLADASPAAPTATNASLPPASIPGLIGRIEISRLDLDVIVAEGIDGKTLRRAAGHIPGTALPGELGNIGISAHRDTFFRPLRDVRRNDLIKITTPGGEFRYRVVSTRVVEPRDVTVLDSGEGESLTLVTCYPFSFVGPAPDRFIVRAERVL; encoded by the coding sequence ATGAGGATCATCGCACCGCGCCACGCCCTCAGGCTAGCCCTGAAATGGTGCCAGTACCTGCTCTTTGCGGGAGGCGCCGCGATGCTGGGCTATTCAGGATTGGCTCTGGCCGACGCCCTGTACTTCCAGCACCAGGGACAACGGCAACTGCAGCAGGCCCTGGCCAGCCGTCCAACAGACCTTGCGGATGCGAGTCCAGCCGCGCCCACGGCTACGAATGCCTCACTACCGCCGGCGTCGATACCCGGCCTCATCGGGCGGATAGAAATTTCCAGGCTCGACCTCGATGTAATCGTGGCGGAGGGCATTGACGGAAAGACCCTGCGCCGCGCCGCGGGGCACATCCCCGGAACGGCGCTACCAGGGGAGTTGGGCAACATTGGCATCTCTGCTCATCGCGACACGTTCTTCCGCCCATTGCGGGATGTGCGGCGCAACGATCTGATCAAGATCACCACACCGGGTGGTGAGTTCCGCTACCGCGTCGTCTCCACTCGCGTGGTGGAGCCGCGGGACGTGACTGTTTTGGACTCGGGCGAAGGCGAGAGCCTCACCCTGGTCACCTGCTACCCATTCTCATTTGTTGGTCCTGCGCCCGACAGGTTCATCGTTCGGGCTGAAAGAGTGCTGTAA
- a CDS encoding NAD-dependent malic enzyme — protein MTKHRRNWDGCYETKARGLAVLSSPMLNKGTAFSAEERKALGLTGLLPPEVSTLEAQVKRAYLQYEGLTDALSKNIYLTALHDRNEVLFYRLFSEHLREMIPIVNDLTVGIAMEQYHHECRPPRGVYLSIDHIDGIEEAFVNLGAAPSDIDLILATDAEQILGIGDWGVGGIEVSIGKLAIYTAAGGIDPTRVIPVMLDVGTNRENLRDDPTYIGNRHARIRGVRYDEFIEAYVSVVRKLFPNALLQWEDFAPANGRRILEKYRGDICTFNDDMQGTGAITLAAAISAVRASGSPLRNQRVVIFGAGTAGIGVADQIRNVMLREGLSKEEAARRFWCVDRQGLLTADMGEQLGEHQMIYARPAAESKTWKREGDGVGIGLSEVVRRVNPTMLIGASATLDAFTEEIVKEMAAHCERPIIFVLSNPRHRAEAKPADLIAWTDGRALIATGGSFSPVTYKGVTYVVAQVNNAMLYPGLALGAIVSQASRISDGMFIAAASAVSSLVTVRQPGASILPHIDDLRSVSATVAVAVAEAAVVENLAGVKFDDIVQQVQDAMWQPEYRRIQAS, from the coding sequence ATGACGAAGCACCGCCGGAACTGGGACGGCTGCTATGAGACAAAGGCGCGCGGCTTAGCCGTCCTCAGCTCCCCCATGTTGAATAAAGGGACAGCATTCTCAGCCGAAGAACGCAAGGCACTCGGCCTGACCGGCCTTCTGCCTCCGGAAGTCAGCACGTTGGAAGCACAGGTCAAGCGCGCGTATCTCCAGTACGAGGGCTTGACCGATGCACTCAGCAAGAACATCTACCTGACCGCCCTTCACGATCGCAACGAAGTGCTGTTCTACAGGCTGTTCTCCGAGCATCTGCGTGAGATGATCCCCATCGTCAACGACCTGACGGTCGGCATCGCCATGGAGCAGTATCACCATGAGTGCCGCCCTCCGCGCGGCGTGTATCTCTCCATCGACCACATCGACGGAATCGAAGAGGCCTTCGTCAACCTGGGCGCGGCGCCCAGCGATATCGACCTGATCCTCGCCACGGATGCCGAGCAGATCCTGGGGATCGGCGATTGGGGCGTGGGCGGGATCGAAGTATCCATCGGCAAGCTGGCGATCTATACCGCAGCCGGCGGAATTGACCCCACCAGAGTGATTCCCGTCATGCTGGATGTCGGCACGAACCGTGAGAACCTGCGCGACGATCCCACTTACATCGGCAACCGTCATGCCCGCATCCGCGGCGTCCGCTATGACGAGTTCATCGAAGCCTATGTGAGCGTCGTGAGAAAGCTCTTTCCCAACGCATTGCTGCAGTGGGAGGACTTCGCCCCAGCCAATGGACGCCGCATTCTCGAGAAGTACCGCGGGGACATCTGCACCTTTAACGACGACATGCAGGGCACCGGGGCCATCACGCTGGCAGCCGCCATTTCCGCCGTTCGCGCCAGTGGATCACCCCTCCGCAACCAGCGGGTGGTGATCTTCGGAGCGGGCACGGCGGGCATTGGAGTGGCGGATCAGATACGCAATGTCATGCTGCGCGAAGGACTCAGCAAAGAAGAAGCCGCCAGGCGCTTCTGGTGCGTGGACCGCCAGGGGTTGCTGACCGCCGACATGGGCGAGCAACTGGGCGAACATCAAATGATCTACGCCAGGCCGGCCGCCGAATCAAAGACATGGAAGCGCGAGGGGGATGGAGTGGGCATTGGCTTGTCCGAGGTGGTGCGGCGGGTGAATCCGACGATGTTGATTGGAGCTTCCGCCACGCTGGACGCTTTCACTGAAGAGATAGTGAAGGAGATGGCGGCGCATTGCGAACGACCCATCATCTTCGTCCTGTCGAATCCGAGACACCGGGCCGAGGCCAAGCCGGCCGACCTGATTGCGTGGACGGACGGCCGCGCGCTGATCGCCACGGGGGGCTCGTTCTCACCTGTGACCTATAAAGGCGTGACCTATGTGGTGGCCCAGGTGAACAATGCCATGCTCTACCCCGGGCTGGCCCTGGGCGCAATCGTCTCGCAGGCCAGCAGGATCAGCGACGGCATGTTTATTGCCGCCGCGAGCGCTGTTTCCAGCCTGGTGACCGTGCGTCAGCCCGGCGCGTCCATTCTGCCTCACATCGACGACCTGCGCAGCGTATCGGCAACCGTTGCAGTGGCGGTAGCCGAGGCCGCAGTGGTGGAGAATCTGGCTGGAGTGAAATTCGACGACATCGTGCAACAGGTGCAGGACGCAATGTGGCAGCCGGAATACCGAAGGATTCAAGCCAGTTGA
- a CDS encoding Thivi_2564 family membrane protein gives MPLLNLVIVLIVVGVGLYLINRYIPMASSIKTILNVLVVVCVCVWLLQAVGLWTNVSNYRVTR, from the coding sequence ATGCCTTTACTCAATCTTGTGATCGTATTGATCGTGGTCGGTGTGGGTCTCTACCTGATCAACCGCTACATCCCCATGGCGTCCAGCATCAAGACGATCCTGAATGTTCTCGTAGTAGTCTGCGTCTGCGTTTGGCTGCTTCAGGCAGTGGGCCTTTGGACCAACGTGAGCAACTACCGCGTGACGCGATAA
- a CDS encoding VWA domain-containing protein — protein sequence MTSLPPNQQPHVLLRDLARLLLLFVCFGTGASPRTHSLPGSQPADPYRISVDVDLVVLQATVRDRDGRFAPDLRQQDFLVYEDGVPQAIRLFRREDIPVTVGLVVDHSGSMQEKLNHVIAAARTFVRSSNQEDRMFVVNFNEFVTLGLPPSIRFTSRLDQLESAILRAPVNGQTALYDALSVALERLQSSDRDKKILLVISDGGDNASHLKLPAILKTAGRSNALVYTIGIFDEGDPDKNPGVLRQLARATGGDAFFPEHMAEVVTICEQIAHEIRNQYTLGYVSTNPVQNGAYRNIRVVAKSAAYGKLSVRARSGYLARGEPQTVTPGKAK from the coding sequence GTGACAAGCCTTCCGCCGAATCAACAGCCGCACGTGCTCCTTCGCGATCTCGCCCGGCTGCTCCTGCTTTTCGTCTGCTTTGGTACCGGAGCCTCCCCCCGAACCCACTCTCTGCCTGGCAGTCAGCCCGCGGATCCCTACCGAATCTCAGTGGATGTGGATCTGGTGGTGCTGCAGGCAACAGTGCGCGACCGCGATGGCCGGTTTGCGCCTGACCTCCGCCAGCAGGATTTCTTGGTCTACGAGGACGGTGTGCCGCAAGCCATCCGGCTCTTCCGCCGCGAGGACATCCCTGTCACCGTGGGCTTGGTGGTCGACCACAGCGGAAGCATGCAGGAGAAGCTGAATCATGTCATTGCGGCGGCAAGGACGTTCGTCCGGTCCAGCAATCAGGAGGACCGGATGTTCGTCGTCAATTTCAATGAGTTCGTCACGCTGGGGCTGCCGCCGTCCATTCGCTTCACCAGCCGGCTGGACCAACTCGAGTCAGCGATCCTGCGCGCGCCCGTGAACGGACAGACAGCGCTCTACGACGCACTCAGCGTGGCGTTGGAACGGCTGCAAAGCAGCGACCGCGACAAGAAGATCCTGCTCGTGATCAGCGATGGAGGAGACAACGCCAGCCATCTCAAGCTGCCGGCCATTCTGAAGACTGCCGGGCGTTCCAATGCGCTCGTCTACACCATCGGGATCTTCGACGAGGGCGACCCCGACAAGAACCCCGGGGTGCTGCGCCAGCTCGCGCGGGCCACGGGTGGCGACGCGTTCTTCCCCGAGCACATGGCTGAGGTTGTCACGATCTGCGAACAGATCGCGCACGAGATCCGGAATCAATACACGCTGGGGTACGTCTCCACCAACCCGGTCCAAAACGGTGCGTATCGCAACATCCGGGTTGTCGCCAAATCGGCGGCGTACGGCAAGCTCTCGGTGCGCGCACGCTCAGGCTATCTCGCCAGGGGCGAGCCGCAAACGGTCACGCCGGGGAAGGCAAAATGA
- a CDS encoding glycoside hydrolase family 130 protein, whose protein sequence is MTIPTVHVTRTSTVLQPNQSRVLLRPFNPGDEQRTCQIIGRIMALPEDQIAPLVQGICDKFCHRHEDIQKVCLERYGQICDILPQGQELSELRRQLIGSYFLAEYSLESAALFNPSIVRHPDQTGLSTGALRFVLSLRATGEGHVSSITFRTGIIHPDKSIEVLTPVGFLTEPRQIANPGYDKPLFERKLAELNLNSEFTRRIMGKLPDSFTLEELRATLKAEQFRLPDGMTQKDQAAAQGVWMLARSNYEVQFQPGQELSERIIFPATPSQRNGIEDARFVCFQNDDGSLDYYATFTAYDGKIVVPELVETADFLHFRFITLNGPAAINKGMALFPRKIGGRYAMLSRQDNENISIMFSDNVHFWNESTLLLKPVFHWELVQLGNCGSPIETDAGWLVLSHGVGPMREYCIGAFLLDRDDPTKVLGRLREPLLKPNAEEREGYVPNVVYTCGFLIHEGDLIIPYGLADHATSFATVPLSEVLAAMEPDLAVTT, encoded by the coding sequence ATGACAATTCCTACTGTCCACGTCACTAGAACATCCACGGTTCTTCAACCCAACCAATCCCGCGTGCTGCTGCGTCCCTTCAACCCTGGAGACGAGCAGCGCACCTGCCAGATCATCGGACGAATCATGGCTCTCCCCGAGGATCAGATTGCCCCCCTGGTTCAGGGAATCTGCGATAAGTTCTGCCACCGGCATGAGGACATTCAGAAGGTCTGCCTGGAACGGTATGGGCAGATCTGCGATATCCTGCCGCAAGGCCAGGAGCTCTCTGAACTCCGGCGGCAGTTGATCGGCTCTTACTTCCTGGCCGAATACTCACTGGAGTCGGCGGCGTTGTTCAATCCCTCGATCGTCAGGCACCCTGATCAGACCGGCCTGTCGACTGGGGCGTTGCGCTTTGTTCTCAGCCTGCGCGCCACGGGTGAAGGCCATGTCTCCTCCATCACATTCCGGACCGGCATCATCCATCCCGATAAGAGCATCGAAGTACTCACCCCGGTGGGTTTCCTCACGGAGCCCCGCCAGATCGCCAATCCCGGCTATGACAAGCCGCTCTTTGAACGGAAACTGGCTGAGCTGAATCTCAACAGTGAGTTCACGCGGCGCATCATGGGCAAGCTCCCCGACTCCTTCACCCTGGAGGAGTTGCGCGCCACACTGAAGGCGGAACAGTTCCGGCTGCCGGATGGCATGACACAGAAAGACCAGGCCGCCGCGCAGGGTGTTTGGATGCTGGCCCGTTCAAACTACGAAGTTCAGTTCCAGCCCGGCCAGGAACTGTCAGAACGCATCATCTTCCCGGCGACGCCGTCCCAGCGGAACGGAATTGAGGATGCCCGTTTCGTCTGCTTCCAGAACGACGACGGCAGCCTGGACTACTACGCGACCTTCACCGCCTACGACGGCAAGATCGTCGTACCGGAACTGGTCGAGACCGCGGATTTCCTCCACTTCCGATTCATTACCTTGAATGGTCCGGCCGCCATCAACAAAGGGATGGCGCTGTTCCCCAGGAAGATCGGCGGCCGCTATGCGATGCTGTCGCGGCAGGACAATGAGAATATCTCCATCATGTTCTCAGACAACGTACACTTCTGGAATGAGAGCACGTTGCTGCTGAAGCCCGTCTTCCATTGGGAACTCGTTCAGTTGGGTAATTGCGGCTCACCCATCGAGACGGATGCCGGCTGGCTGGTGCTGAGCCACGGTGTCGGGCCCATGCGAGAATACTGCATTGGCGCTTTCCTGCTCGATCGCGACGACCCGACAAAAGTGCTGGGCCGTCTCCGTGAGCCTTTGCTCAAGCCAAATGCGGAGGAGCGGGAAGGCTACGTGCCCAACGTCGTGTACACCTGCGGCTTCCTGATCCACGAAGGCGACTTGATCATTCCCTACGGCTTGGCGGATCATGCTACTAGTTTCGCCACCGTACCCCTGTCCGAAGTCCTGGCGGCCATGGAGCCGGACTTGGCTGTCACCACCTGA
- a CDS encoding glycoside hydrolase family 130 protein, which produces MNQDIIRRYRGNPILTKAAIPYPVETVHNAAVVKHREEYIMLFRSHLRTGRSILGLARSHDGFHFAADPEPFLTPATEGPFAAYEEFGVEDPRISCVEGEYLITYSAYSRSGVRVALAKTTDFVGLERVSLITQADYRNVVIFPERFNGLYARLDRPHSEITPWSIWISYSPDLRYWGDSQLLMRPQTYHWDEMKIGPGAPPFKTAQGWLSIYHGVFKTMDGAIYRLGVALHDLHDPAKLLGVSDSWILQPEDPWEVTGYVHNVVFTCGAVPEADGTVKIYWGAADSVMCVGEANIADLVELCLE; this is translated from the coding sequence ATGAATCAAGACATCATACGACGCTACCGCGGCAATCCCATCCTCACCAAGGCCGCCATCCCCTACCCCGTAGAGACCGTGCATAACGCCGCGGTCGTGAAGCATCGCGAAGAGTACATCATGCTCTTCCGCTCTCATCTGAGAACCGGGCGGTCGATCCTGGGTCTCGCCCGCAGCCACGACGGCTTTCACTTCGCCGCCGATCCCGAGCCATTCCTGACTCCGGCCACGGAGGGCCCTTTCGCCGCGTACGAGGAGTTCGGCGTGGAGGATCCGCGGATCAGTTGCGTCGAAGGTGAGTACCTCATCACCTACAGCGCCTACTCACGCAGCGGCGTTCGCGTGGCCCTGGCGAAGACCACGGACTTTGTCGGGCTGGAGCGGGTCTCGCTCATCACCCAGGCCGACTACCGGAATGTCGTGATCTTCCCCGAGCGCTTCAACGGACTCTACGCCCGGCTGGACCGCCCGCATTCCGAGATCACGCCGTGGTCGATCTGGATCTCCTACTCGCCGGACCTGCGGTACTGGGGCGACTCCCAGTTGTTGATGCGTCCGCAGACCTACCACTGGGATGAGATGAAGATCGGCCCGGGAGCGCCGCCTTTCAAAACGGCGCAAGGGTGGCTGTCCATCTATCACGGCGTCTTCAAGACGATGGACGGAGCGATCTACCGGCTCGGCGTGGCTTTGCACGACCTGCACGATCCGGCAAAGCTGCTGGGTGTGAGCGACTCCTGGATCCTGCAGCCGGAGGATCCCTGGGAAGTGACGGGCTATGTCCACAATGTCGTCTTCACGTGCGGAGCTGTGCCCGAGGCAGATGGCACGGTCAAGATCTATTGGGGCGCCGCGGACAGTGTGATGTGCGTTGGGGAAGCGAACATCGCCGATCTGGTGGAACTCTGCCTGGAGTGA
- a CDS encoding glycosyltransferase family 4 protein, protein MQETSKVRKIAFVGDHLPRKCGIATFTSDLLSAVATAHPQSQCFCVSVNDIKGGYDYPEVVRFEIDEQDQSSYLRAADFLNISNVDIVCLQHEFGIYGGPAGSHILAFLRELRMPVVTTLHTVLREPRSDQRRVMQELISLSTRVVVMAERGRQMLQEIYEAPLAKIDLIAHGIPDVGFVDPTYFKDQFGVEGKIVLLTFGLLSPNKGIEYVLKALPQVLAEFPDVVYIVLGATHPNELREHGEAYRVSLELLAKKSRIEKNVIFYNDFVELENLKEFIGAADLYITPYLNEAQITSGTLAYTFGAGKAVVSTPYWHAAELLADDRGVLVPFADAEAMAREVTALLRDDTRRHAMRKNAYRLGRDMVWSNVAQLYMHSFELSRLQGTAPSRKSLLTKTLDRRPRELPALKLNHLLRMTDSTGIFQHANFSIPNFSEGYCTDDNARAFILAVQLGELGEDLEGVRALATTYASFLQHAFEPESRRFHNHLSFDRQWLDEQGSEDSQGRAIWALGTGVGRSPFRSFQLMAGQLFALSLPVVTEFTSPRAWAFGLLGIHEYLRRLGGDSLVNQTRETLLSRLMELLDRNASPDWCWFEQELSYDNAKLAHALILTGRATSQPAVVQRGLETLRWLNEVQISEKGHFLPIGSNGFYKRGGPRANFDQQPIEAQAMVSACLEAYRTTSDVWWYEQAQRAFDWFLGWNDLGLELYSPESGACGDGLHVDRVNRNQGAESTLAFLLSLAEMKLAQNMMTSFKEPIAIGT, encoded by the coding sequence ATGCAAGAAACCTCGAAAGTCCGCAAGATCGCCTTCGTTGGCGACCATCTTCCCCGCAAGTGCGGCATTGCCACGTTTACCTCCGACCTGCTCTCCGCTGTTGCCACGGCCCACCCGCAAAGCCAGTGCTTTTGCGTCTCGGTGAATGACATCAAAGGCGGCTACGACTACCCGGAGGTTGTCCGCTTCGAGATTGACGAGCAGGACCAGTCGTCGTATCTGCGCGCCGCCGACTTCCTCAATATCAGCAATGTCGACATTGTTTGCCTCCAACACGAGTTCGGGATCTACGGCGGCCCGGCGGGCAGCCACATCCTGGCGTTCCTACGCGAGCTGAGAATGCCGGTGGTGACCACGCTGCACACCGTCCTGCGGGAGCCGCGATCTGACCAGCGCCGCGTCATGCAGGAGCTGATCTCACTCTCGACGCGAGTGGTGGTCATGGCCGAACGCGGCCGCCAGATGCTGCAGGAGATCTATGAAGCGCCGCTCGCGAAGATCGATCTCATCGCCCACGGTATTCCCGACGTGGGGTTTGTCGATCCCACATACTTCAAAGACCAGTTCGGTGTCGAAGGCAAAATCGTACTACTGACCTTTGGCCTGCTCTCGCCCAACAAGGGCATCGAATACGTGCTGAAGGCGCTGCCGCAAGTGCTGGCGGAGTTCCCCGACGTCGTCTATATCGTACTGGGGGCCACTCACCCGAACGAGCTTCGCGAACATGGCGAGGCCTACCGGGTGAGCCTTGAGCTGCTGGCCAAGAAGAGCAGGATCGAGAAGAACGTCATCTTCTACAACGACTTCGTCGAGCTGGAGAATCTCAAGGAGTTCATCGGCGCGGCGGACCTATACATCACCCCGTATCTCAACGAAGCGCAGATCACATCAGGCACTCTCGCCTACACGTTCGGCGCAGGCAAGGCGGTGGTCTCGACCCCTTACTGGCATGCGGCGGAGCTGCTCGCCGACGACCGCGGCGTGCTGGTTCCCTTCGCGGACGCGGAGGCGATGGCCCGCGAGGTGACCGCCCTACTGCGGGATGACACCCGCCGGCACGCGATGCGAAAGAATGCTTATCGCCTGGGCCGGGACATGGTGTGGAGCAATGTCGCGCAGCTCTACATGCACTCCTTCGAACTCTCCCGCCTGCAGGGCACAGCGCCCAGCCGGAAGTCTCTCCTCACAAAGACACTGGACCGGAGGCCGCGAGAGTTGCCTGCGCTGAAGTTGAACCATCTGCTGCGGATGACCGATTCCACGGGCATCTTCCAGCACGCCAATTTCAGCATCCCCAACTTCTCTGAAGGGTATTGCACCGACGACAACGCGCGCGCGTTCATTCTTGCGGTCCAGCTTGGCGAACTCGGTGAGGATCTGGAGGGAGTACGGGCCCTGGCGACCACCTACGCTTCTTTCCTCCAGCACGCTTTCGAGCCGGAATCCCGCCGCTTTCACAACCACCTGAGCTTCGATCGCCAATGGCTGGATGAGCAGGGCTCTGAGGATTCCCAGGGGCGCGCCATCTGGGCGCTGGGCACTGGAGTGGGCCGCTCTCCTTTCCGCAGTTTCCAACTGATGGCGGGCCAACTGTTCGCCTTGTCCCTCCCCGTCGTGACGGAGTTCACATCGCCGCGCGCGTGGGCCTTTGGCCTGTTGGGGATCCACGAATACCTGCGCCGCCTGGGCGGTGACAGCCTGGTCAATCAAACGCGGGAGACGCTGCTTTCGCGGCTGATGGAGCTGCTGGACCGCAATGCCTCGCCCGACTGGTGCTGGTTTGAGCAGGAGCTGTCTTATGACAACGCGAAGCTTGCGCATGCGCTCATCCTGACCGGCCGCGCGACGAGTCAACCGGCAGTCGTTCAACGCGGCCTGGAAACTCTTCGCTGGCTCAACGAGGTCCAGATCTCTGAGAAGGGGCACTTCCTGCCCATCGGCAGCAACGGGTTCTACAAACGAGGCGGACCTCGCGCCAACTTCGATCAGCAGCCGATAGAAGCCCAGGCCATGGTCTCGGCCTGCCTGGAAGCATATCGAACCACCTCGGACGTCTGGTGGTACGAACAAGCCCAGCGCGCGTTCGATTGGTTCCTCGGCTGGAACGACCTCGGACTGGAACTCTACTCGCCTGAGAGCGGAGCTTGCGGCGACGGATTGCATGTGGACCGCGTCAATCGCAACCAGGGCGCCGAGTCCACGCTCGCATTCCTCCTATCCTTGGCCGAGATGAAGCTAGCACAAAACATGATGACCAGCTTCAAGGAACCCATCGCCATCGGCACCTAG
- a CDS encoding glycosyltransferase family 4 protein → MTTAAKRVAVLSPVAWRTPPRQYGAWETVASNVTEGLAARGWDVTLFATSDSSTRGRLHAVVPHGYEEDRTIDPKVAEYLHISEAFEHASEFDLIHSHYDFMALCYTRLVKTPVLTTIHGFSSPKIMPVYDKYRDSYFVSISDSDRAPGLNYLGTVYNGIDLSLYPLRERPGNDLVFLGRIHPDKGVHLAIEVAQLSGLPLQIAGIVQDEGYFREQVEPHLNSRIRYIGPVDVAGKNKLFAGACALLHLNTIPERFGLVLVEANAAGVPVIAMDLGSCREVLQDGVTGFLVKNARAAAQCLRRLPEIDGAACRRRVEQFFSVEAMVKAYEHVYQKIFDLEAEKKR, encoded by the coding sequence ATGACGACCGCGGCGAAACGAGTGGCTGTGCTTTCCCCTGTCGCGTGGAGAACTCCTCCGCGGCAGTACGGCGCCTGGGAGACCGTCGCCAGCAACGTCACGGAGGGACTGGCCGCCCGGGGCTGGGATGTCACGCTCTTCGCCACCAGCGATTCATCGACCCGCGGCCGTCTTCACGCCGTCGTGCCCCATGGCTATGAAGAGGACAGGACGATCGACCCGAAGGTGGCCGAGTACCTCCACATCTCCGAAGCGTTCGAGCACGCCTCGGAGTTCGATCTCATTCACAGCCACTACGACTTCATGGCGCTTTGCTATACCCGCCTGGTGAAGACTCCGGTGCTCACCACCATCCATGGCTTCTCCTCCCCAAAGATCATGCCGGTGTATGACAAGTACCGTGACAGCTACTTCGTGTCGATCAGCGATTCCGATCGCGCGCCGGGCCTGAACTACCTGGGCACCGTGTACAACGGGATCGATCTTTCGTTGTACCCGCTCAGGGAACGGCCCGGCAATGACCTGGTCTTTCTCGGACGCATCCATCCGGACAAGGGCGTGCACCTGGCGATCGAGGTGGCCCAGTTGAGCGGCTTGCCGCTGCAGATCGCCGGCATCGTGCAGGACGAGGGGTACTTTCGCGAACAGGTGGAGCCTCACCTGAACAGCCGGATCCGCTACATCGGCCCCGTGGATGTAGCCGGAAAAAACAAGCTGTTCGCCGGCGCCTGCGCCCTGCTGCATCTCAATACGATTCCGGAACGCTTCGGGCTGGTCCTGGTGGAAGCGAATGCGGCCGGCGTCCCGGTGATCGCCATGGACCTGGGATCGTGCCGGGAAGTCCTGCAGGATGGAGTAACCGGGTTTCTCGTCAAGAACGCCCGTGCGGCCGCGCAGTGCCTTCGGCGGCTGCCCGAGATAGACGGTGCCGCCTGCCGGAGGCGGGTGGAACAGTTCTTCTCCGTCGAAGCGATGGTGAAGGCCTACGAGCACGTGTACCAGAAGATCTTTGACCTGGAGGCCGAGAAGAAGAGATGA